In Hermetia illucens chromosome 5, iHerIll2.2.curated.20191125, whole genome shotgun sequence, a single window of DNA contains:
- the LOC119657069 gene encoding serine-rich adhesin for platelets isoform X2, giving the protein MLSPRQMQWAVKWAFIALLTATASCEENVVKAVSRSFNCPSEGFHANPQNCAIFHRCVDEGNGKLRAYTFSCPEKTVYSEDLQGCVHPLESGRSACAEYINEINNDYQTDHVEFNDMQYQDQMVSASEHKAVSTHSVNPCTQEGFVRDPVDCRRFYRCVSSGSGGFTKYEFECGEGTAYDESIQGCNHDYAVEGCASTYPNRQANQESATVTNSSNSFSNSSSSNSSSSWSNSTTTQQSSSSSSSSSNSSSSTTSSSSSNNNSQNHSSNQSNQSSSSNQNANNQNNSNNSNNQNSSNSNSSNSQNASNNQNSSNSSNQSSSSSSSNQGNQSSGGSSNQNQSGNNSNSNQSSSNQSSSSSSSSSSNSQNQGSSSNNNQNNANNQNSNNQNNNQNNNQSSSNNQSSSGNESSSNNQSSSSNQSSSSNQSSSNNQSSSNNGSSSNQNNNQSSGSSNNQSQNNQQNQSGSSNSNQSNSSNNQGNQGSSNQSSNNQSSSNQSSSNQSSSNQSSSNQGSSNQGSSNQGSSNQESSNQGSSNQGSSNQGSSNQGSSNQSASNQTSSSQSSSSSSNSSSSSSSGSNNQSSNNNQENNQGSSNDSGKQCKKEEYLPHEHDCNKFYRCVENDHGGFNKVQFSCGDGTVWDQNGLACNHPSVVEDPKCRMENANNSASESQTSSGNNQSSSSSQSSSSNQSSSSSQSSGNNQNSGGNQNTGSSQNTGSNQSSSSSQSSSSNQSSSSNQGSNNNQSSGSNQGSNNNQSSSNNQSSSNNQSSGSNQSSSSNQSSGSNQGSENNQSSGSNQGSSNNQSSGGNQSSGSNQSSGSNQSSSSNQSSSNNQSSSSNQGSNNNQGSENSQGSNNNQSGGSNQSSSNNQSSGSNQSSSSSQSSGSSQGSGNNQSSGSNQSSGSNQSSGNNESSSGNQSSSSNQSSSSNQSSGNNQSSGTNQSSSNNQNSGNNQSSGNNQGSENNQSSGSNQSSGSNQSSGSNQSSSNNQSSSSNQSSGSNQGSSNNQSSGNNQSSGNNQSSGSNQSSGSNQSSGSNQSSGSNQSSGSNQGSENNQSSNNNQGSNNNQSGGSNQSSGSNQSSGSNQSSGSNQGSESNQGSGNNQSSGSNQSSGSNQGSESNQGSGSNQSSGSNQSSGSNQGSGSNQGSGSNQSSGSNQSSGSNQSSGSNQGSGSNQSSGSNQGSGSNQSSSGSNPSCQQEGFMGDSNDCKIFYRCVSSGDGTFKRYQFTCGDGTVWDNTVQTCNYPSAVQDPKCGNATDSNVEQQSQGTTTSPPSDGSQTTAASTTPPQSTTTTQPATTSQPTTTAQPSTTAPATTPAQPATTSQPPTTTAPVQTTTSQTTTAQTTQSQGTQTGTTSSSPESTTASPSTESTQVPKEPAGTNGKCEREGFMKHESNCRGFYRCANNGKGGFDRYPFECGEGTVWDQESLSCNYPWAVNDKNCGSPTPAPTTGGSQGGTTGAMTGTTPPSSQATTTQPTTGTQPATTTPPGSTGSGSTTQAPTTSQPPTSTEPITTTTNVPSQTETQPPSTTIQTTTVSQTNVPGETTTISPESTAPPQPAGSHGNCEREGFMGDDNDCGKFYRCVDNGKGGFDRYEFKCAPGTVWDPTANSCNHPSALGDGKCASATTITGQESTTPISGQETTTDANTTPAGSTTNAPTGTTTEYPTTTNQPITQAQPQTTTQSSQITTTQQPQTTTQQPQSTTQQPQTTTQQPQTTTQQPETTTQQTQTTTWQPETTTQQPQTTPQQSQSTTQESQSTTNIPPTTTGQPDTTTVPSSTQPGESTTTGGATTTDQPTQAPSQPAGTACTQEGFMAHPTNCRIFYRCVDDGNGKLNRHEYMCGKGTGWDESQQTCNYENLVDRCSGSTTDTTTTGGATETTTYSPTTTNTYPTETTTVPQQTTTSQQETTTNQQTTTTYPTTTASYTTTTTPPEYTTTTSSSAQTTTDSTAQTTTDSTMPTSTDSPAQTTTEPSTQPETTTVPTTPSSGKEPCPPVEPHQSLFICPTGFKRYPNKCDTFYQCTSPPDSMDFSIATFQCPNNTIYSEEKNSCLPPSADNKCPVSGARSSIHNIERRATITVRSTRLLCPAEGNQPFTEEICSDMYIKCTRSPITNKLEGMVYHCPPQYSYWITTGRCELESPNRRCTKPRNNQHNGIPVDWASFRSHRSFFYY; this is encoded by the exons AAAATGTCGTCAAGGCCGTATCTCGCAGCTTCAATTGCCCATCAGAAGGCTTCCATGCAAATCCACAAAATTGTGCAATTTTTCATCGATGTGTTGATGAGGGTAACGGTAAACTAAGGGCGTACACCTTTTCTTGCCCTGAGAAAACAGTATACTCGGAAGATCTGCAAGGGTGCGTGCATCCCTTGGAGTCCGGTCGATCAGCATGTGCAGAATATATCAACGAAATAAATAACGATTACCAAACAGATCATGTAGAATTCAACGATATGCAATATCAAGATCAAATGGTGAGCGCCTCTGAGCACAAAGCTGTTTCTACTCACTCGGTTAACCCATGTACGCAAGAAGGTTTTGTGAGAGATCCTGTTGATTGCAGACGTTTCTACAGATGTGTATCAAGCGGTTCAGGTGGTTTCACAAAGTACGAGTTTGAATGCGGAGAAGGAACTGCATACGATGAATCCATTCAAGGGTGCAATCATGATTACGCAGTAGAGGGATGTGCATCTACCTATCCGAATCGTCAAGCTAATCAGGAATCAGCTACAGTGACTAATTCATCGAATTCTTTTTCAAATTCGTCATCAAGCAATAGTTCATCATCATGGAGCAACAGTACAACTACACAGCAGTCCTCATCATCGAGCTCTTCCTCTTCAAATTCCAGTTCCTCTACTACTTCCTCGAGTAGTAGTAACAACAACTCTCAGAATCACAGCTCAAATCAGAGCAACCAAAGCTCTTCCTCAAACCAAAATGCAAATAATCAAAACAACTCGAATAATTCAAACAACCAGAACTCTTCAAATTCCAACTCGTCCAACTCTCAAAATGCGTCCAATAATCAAAATTCATCAAATTCGTCCAATCAAAGTTCCAGCAGTTCTAGCTCAAATCAAGGGAATCAATCGAGTGGAGGTTCATCGAATCAGAATCAGTCCGGAAACAACTCGAACAGCAATCAGAGCTCATCAAATCAAAGCTCATCTTCATCTTCAAGTTCATCCTCAAATTCTCAGAACCAAGGCTCTTCTTCTAATAACAATCAAAATAATGCAAACAACCAGAATTCCAATAACCAGAACAATAATCAGAATAATAATCAGTCATCTTCGAATAATCAGTCCTCATCTGGCAATGAATCATCTTCTAACAACCAATCATCTTCTAGTAATCAATCATCTTCAAGCAACCAGTCATCTTCTAATAATCAGTCGTCGTCAAACAATGGTTCCTCgtcaaatcaaaataataacCAATCAAGCGGATCGTCCAACAATCAGTCTCAGAATAACCAGCAAAATCAAAGTGGTTCGTCTAATTCAAATCAAAGCAATTCATCGAACAATCAAGGAAACCAAGGTTCATCCAATCAAAGTTCAAATAATCAAAGTTCATCCAATCAGAGCTCTTCCAATCAAAGTTCATCTAATCAGAGTTCTTCCAATCAAGGTTCTTCCAACCAAGGTTCATCCAACCAAGGATCTTCTAATCAAGAATCCTCTAACCAAGGTTCATCAAATCAAG GTTCATCCAATCAAGGCTCATCTAATCAAGGCTCATCAAATCAAAGCGCATCTAATCAAACTTCCTCGAGCCAGAGCTCTTCCAGCAGTTCCAATAGTTCAAGCTCAAGTTCGAGCGGATCCAATAATCAATCTTCCAATAACAACCAAGAAAACAATCAAGGCTCATCTAATGACAGTGGAAAACAGtgcaaaaaagaagaatatctTCCGCACGAACACGATTGTAACAAATTCTATAGATGCGTTGAAAACGATCATGGCGgctttaacaaagttcaattttcttgcGGAGATGGTACTGTTTGGGATCAGAATGGACTCGCATGTAATCATCCTTCAGTTGTCGAAGATCCAAAATGTAGAATGGAAAATGCAAACAATTCGGCATCAGAAAGTCAAACTTCAAGTGGCAATAATCAATCGTCTAGTAGTAGTCAGAGTTCCAGCAGTAATCAGAGCTCCAGCAGCAGCCAAAGCTCTGGGAATAATCAAAATTCAGGCGGTAACCAGAATACGGGAAGCAGTCAGAATACAGGCAGTAACCAAAGTTCAAGCAGCAGCCAGAGTTCCAGCAGCAACCAGAGTTCAAGTAGCAATCAAGGATCAAACAACAATCAAAGCTCTGGAAGTAATCAGGGATCCAACAACAATCAAAGTTCAAGTAATAATCAAAGTTCCAGCAACAATCAGAGCTCTGGAAGTAACCAAAGCTCAAGCAGCAATCAGAGTTCAGGAAGTAACCAAGGTTCTGAAAACAATCAGAGTTCCGGCAGCAATCAAGGCTCTAGTAATAATCAAAGTTCAGGTGGTAATCAAAGCTCAGGAAGTAATCAGAGCTCAGGAAGTAATCAGAGCTCAAGTAGTAATCAAAGCTCAAGCAATAACCAAAGTTCGAGCAGCAATCAAGGTTCCAACAACAATCAAGGATCTGAAAACAGCCAAGGTTCAAATAATAATCAAAGCGGAGGAAGCAATCAGAGTTCCAGCAATAATCAATCATCGGGAAGCAACCAGAGCTCCAGTAGCAGTCAAAGTTCAGGAAGTAGTCAAGGTTCCGGAAATAATCAAAGTTCGGGAAGCAACCAAAGCTCTGGAAGTAATCAAAGTTCAGGAAATAATGAGAGTTCGAGTGGTAATCAAAGTTCAAGCAGTAATCAAAGTTCCAGCAGCAACCAAAGTTCAGGCAATAATCAAAGTTCTGGAACTAACCAAAGTTCAAGCAATAATCAAAATTCAGGCAATAACCAAAGTTCCGGAAACAATCAAGGCTCAGAAAATAATCAAAGTTCTGGGAGCAACCAAAGTTCGGGAAGTAACCAGAGTTCCGGCAGTAATCAAAGTTCAAGCAATAATCAAAGTTCGAGTAGCAACCAAAGTTCTGGTAGTAATCAAGGTTCTAGCAATAACCAGAGCTCTGGAAATAACCAGAGTTCAGGCAATAACCAGAGTTCCGGTAGCAATCAAAGTTCGGGCAGCAATCAAAGTTCTGGAAGTAATCAAAGTTCAGGAAGCAATCAAAGCTCCGGCAGCAATCAAGGCTCTGAAAACAATCAATCTTCAAATAATAATCAAGGATCAAACAACAACCAGAGTGGAGGAAGCAACCAAAGCTCAGGAAGCAACCAAAGCTCAGGAAGCAATCAAAGTTCTGGAAGCAATCAAGGTTCCGAAAGCAACCAGGGTTCAGGAAACAACCAAAGCTCAGGAAGCAATCAAAGTTCTGGAAGCAATCAAGGTTCTGAAAGCAACCAGGGTTCAGGAAGCAACCAAAGCTCAGGAAGCAATCAAAGTTCTGGAAGTAATCAAGGTTCAGGAAGCAACCAAGGTTCAGGAAGCAATCAAAGTTCTGGAAGCAATCAAAGTTCAGGAAGCAATCAAAGTTCCGGAAGCAACCAAGGTTCAGGAAGCAATCAAAGTTCCGGAAGTAACCAAGGCTCAGGTAGCAACCAAAGCTCAAGTGGTTCTAACCCGTCGTGCCAACAAGAAGGATTCATGGGAGACAGCAATGATTGTAAGATATTCTACCGTTGTGTTAGCTCTGGTGACGGTACTTTCAAGCGTTATCAATTCACATGTGGAGATGGTACAGTCTGGGATAATACGGTTCAGACTTGTAACTACCCATCCGCTGTTCAAGATCCAAAGTGTGGCAATGCAACTGATAGCAATGTAGAACAGCAATCGCAAGGCACTACAACATCACCTCCATCAGATGGTTCTCAAACTACTGCTGCTTCCACTACCCCCCCTCAATCAACTACGACAACTCAACCAGCAACTACTTCCCAACCAACTACTACTGCCCAACCATCAACTACAGCACCTGCAACCACCCCAGCCCAACCTGCAACTACAAGCCAACCTCCAACTACAACTGCTCCAGTACAAACGACAACCTCACAAACCACCACAGCTCAAACTACACAATCTCAAGGTACACAAACAGGCACAACCTCTTCATCTCCTGAATCCACAACAGCTTCACCATCGACCGAGTCTACTCAAGTTCCAAAGGAACCAGCAGGCACAAATGGTAAATGCGAGCGAGAAGGATTTATGAAGCATGAAAGCAACTGCAGAGGATTTTATCGATGTGCGAATAACGGAAAGGGAGGTTTTGACAGGTATCCATTTGAATGCGGTGAAGGTACTGTTTGGGATCAGGAATCACTCAGTTGCAATTACCCTTGGGCGGTAAATGATAAGAATTGCGGATCTCCTACACCAGCACCCACAACTGGCGGATCTCAAGGAGGTACCACTGGTGCTATGACTGGTACCACTCCTCCATCGTCTCAAGCAACGACTACACAACCAACGACAGGCACACAACCAGCAACAACAACCCCACCTGGATCAACTGGTTCAGGTTCAACCACCCAGGCACCGACTACTTCCCAGCCACCTACTTCCACAGAGCCTATTACAACAACGACAAATGTTCCATCCCAAACGGAAACCCAACCACCATCAACTACCATTCAAACCACAACAGTTTCTCAAACAAATGTTCCTGGAGAAACAACCACTATATCGCCTGAAAGCACCGCTCCCCCACAACCAGCAGGATCACATGGAAATTGTGAAAGAGAAGGTTTCATGGGTGATGACAAtgattgcggcaaattttatcGTTGCGTAGATAACGGCAAGGGAGGTTTTGATCGCTACGAATTCAAGTGTGCACCGGGCACTGTTTGGGATCCAACAGCCAATAGTTGTAATCACCCTTCAGCTTTAGGTGATGGGAAATGCGCTTCTGCTACCACAATAACTGGACAGGAAAGTACTACACCAATATCTGGACAAGAAACAACCACTGATGCGAATACAACACCAGCAGGATCAACTACTAATGCGCCAACTGGAACTACAACTGAATATCCAACCACAACAAATCAACCTATTACTCAAGCCCAACCACAGACGACTACACAATCATCTCAAATTACCACCACCCAACAACCGCAAACAACTACACAACAGCCACAATCGACGACTCAACAACCACAAACGACAACTCAGCAACCACAAACGACAACTCAACAACCAGAAACAACAACTCAACAAACGCAGACAACAACATGGCAACCTGAAACAACGACTCAACAACCCCAAACTACACCTCAGCAATCTCAAAGCACAACCCAGGAATCGCAATCAACAACGAACATCCCGCCAACTACAACAGGTCAACCAGATACAACAACTGTGCCATCAAGCACTCAACCGGGTGAAAGTACCACTACAGGAGGTGCAACCACCACTGACCAGCCAACGCAAGCACCCAGTCAACCTGCGGGTACGGCTTGTACGCAGGAAGGATTCATGGCTCACCCTACAAATTGTAGAATATTCTATCGATGCGTTGACGACGGTAATGGTAAGCTCAACCGCCACGAATACATGTGTGGTAAAGGCACAGGCTGGGACGAATCTCAGCAAACTTGCAACTACGAAAATCTTGTGGATAGATGTTCCGGATCAACGACTGATACTACTACTACTGGAGGGGCGACCGAAACTACCACATATTCTCCCACAACTACAAATACTTACCCAACCGAAACAACCACTGTTCCGCAACAAACCACAACTTCTCAGCAAGAAACAACCACCAACCAACAGACAACCACTACATATCCTACCACCACTGCCTCATATACAACGACAACAACGCCTCCTGAATATACTACCACCACAAGCTCTTCAGCACAAACCACGACTGATTCCACGGCGCAAACTACAACCGACTCTACTATGCCAACATCAACTGACTCTCCAGCGCAAACAACCACAGAACCCTCAACTCAACCCGAAACCACAACCGTTCCAACAACTCCTTCATCTGGTAAGGAACCTTGTCCTCCAGTGGAACCACACCAAAGCCTATTCATCTGTCCAACTGGGTTCAAGCGATATCCTAACAAGTGTGATACCTTCTACCAATGTACCAGTCCACCAGACAGTATGGACTTCTCAATTGCTACCTTCCAGTGCCCCAACAATACCATCTACAGCGAGGAGAAAAACAGTTGCTTGCCACCCTCTGCCGATAACAAATGCCCTGTATCTGGCGCACGATCTTCGATACATAACATTGAGCGAAGAGCAACG ATTACCGTTCGCTCGACCCGACTTCTCTGTCCCGCCGAAGGAAACCAACCCTTCACTGAAGAGATCTGCAGCGATATGTACATCAAGTGCACACGCTCCCCGATCACCAATAAGTTGGAGGGCATGGTCTACCACTGCCCACCCCAGTACTCCTACTGGATCACAACAGGCCGATGCGAATTGGAATCTCCGAACAGACGATGCACTAAGCCCAGGAACAACCAGCACAACGGCATTCCAGTCGATTGGGCTTCCTTCCGCAGTCATCGTAGCTTCTTTTACTATTAG